Within the Luoshenia tenuis genome, the region GCCCGGGCGTATCCAGCGTGATGGCCGGCGTACACAGCACAGAGGAGTTGACCGCCAGCCTAGCCTACGAAAGCGCCCCGGAAAGCGCGCGGGATTACGCCGCAGCCTTGGCCAGCTTCCCTAAGATCAGCTGGCAGGGGCACTGTATGTACTGCGGCCACTGCGCGCCCTGTCCCAAGGGCATCGATGTGGCCAGCGTCACCAAGTTCTTCCATCTGGCGCGGGCGCAGGGCGGCATCCCCGAAACGGTGCGCGAGCACTACGCCGCCCTATCCCATACCGCGGGCGAATGCATCCGCTGCGGCGCCTGCGAGGCCCGCTGCCCCTTTGGGGTGGCCATCCGCGAAAACATGGCCCAGGCCCAAGCGCTGTTTGGCGCATAAGGGTATAAACAGCAAAGCCCTCCCCTAAACCAGGGGAGGGCTTTTTTTGGGGCTTTGTCCTCGTTTAAAGGTCGTCCGCATCCTGAACGGGTTTGACCAGCGGCTCTACAGGCCGTCCGGTATACATGCCCAGCGGGTCGCTCTTAGCCGAATAGGCGGGGCTCATGGCCTCGACCACGCTCGCCACCTTCGGGCTTAAACGGTTTTTCTCCCTTTTCACGCGTGCATCACCTCATGCTACATTATGCCCGAGCCGCGGCAATGCTTATTCCCTTTATCCGGTTGACCGAACTGGCAAATTTTATCCGCCGCGCTGATCGCGTCGTTGCCCTTCCGATTCACCCGCAAAATTTCGCCGGCTTGCGCCATTTGCCGCCATACGGTTGACAGGCCCGGCTTTCGCGGCATATAATTAGAATGCTAATAGTTGTATTTCTAATTGTTTAAAACATTCATTCCAAAGGAGTATTATGAAAACGCCGTTTTATCTGTTGCTGCTCAAAACCCACAACGCCCAGCGTATGCGCATCCGTCCCCATATGGAGGGGCTGGGTCTCTCGCCCGGGCAGCCCAAAATGCTCAGCTTTTTACGCATGCACCCGGGCTGCATGCAGCGCGAGCTGGCCGAGGGGTGCGATATCGAGCCGGCCACCGTATCCCGTCTGCTGGAAAATATGGAGCGTGCCGGTCTGATCACCCGCCAGCCTTCCCCGGACAGCAAGCGCGCGGTCTGCGTTTCCATCACGGAAAAGGGCATTGCCGCACAGCAGGCCATGGCCACCGGCTGGCGTAAGGTCGAGAGCGAGGCCCTGTCGGGCTTTACACCGGAGGAAAAGGAACAGTTTACCCAATACCTTTGCCGGATGTATGGCAACCTCACCGGCAAGGACATCGAATAAAGGAGCGTGGGATTATGGAAAATACCAATGCCCAGCAGGCACAATTCGTTAAAATGACCCAGACCCCCATTCCCCGCCTGATCGCCGGGCTGGCGGTGCCCACCATCATCAGCATGCTGGTCACCTCCATCTACAATATGGCCGATACCTTTTTCGTCTCCCAGCTGGGCACCAGCGCGGCTGGCGCGGTGGGCATCGTCTTTTCCATCATGGCCATTATCCAGGCGGTGGGCTTTACCCTGGGGATGGGCGCCGGCGCTACCTCCAGCCGGCTTTTAGGGCAGCAGCAAAACGCGCGTGCCAACGCCGTTGCCTCTACCGCCTTTTTCACCGCACTGGCTTTTGGCCTGCTGCTTACGGTCTTTGGCCTGCTCTTTATCGATGGGTTGATGCGCCTGTTGGGGGCCACCGGTACCATTCTGCCCTACGCGCGGGATTACGCGCGCTATATCCTGCTGGGCGCGCCGGTCATGGCCTGCTCTTTTGTGCTTAACAACGTGCTGCGCGCCCAGGGCCGCGCTACGCTGGCCATGGTGGGCATTGGCTTAGGAGGCGTGCTCAATATCGGGCTGGATCCCTTCTTCATCTATACGCTCAATCTTGGCATCTCCGGCGCAGCCATCGCCACACTGATCAGCCAGTGCGTCAGCTTTGGCATCCTGTTTAGCTTCTACCTGCGCGGAAAGTCGATCATTAAGATCTCCGCCCGCGCCATCGCACGCGATGCGGGCACCTATGGCCTGATCCTCAAAACGGGCATGCCTTCTTTCTGCCGGCAGGGGCTGGCCAGCATGTCCACCGTGGCGCTCAATGTCAACGCGGCGGTGTACGGGGATGCGGCTGTGGCCGCCATGAGCGTGGTCGGCCGCATTTTCATGTTCATCCTCTCCGCTATGATCGGCTTTGGCCAGGGCTTTCAGCCGGTGGTGGGCTATAATTACGGCGCCAAGGAATATGGGCGCGTGCGCCAGGCCTTCTGGTTTACCTTTAAGGTGGGAATGGTTCTGCTGGGCGTGATGGCAGTAGCCGGCTTTTTCGTAGCCCCTCAGGCGATGGCCCTATTCCGTCGGGACGATATGGAAGTCATCGCTATCGGCGCGTTTGCCATGCAGGCCCAGTGCCTGGCCCTGCCGCTCCAGCCGCTGATCGTGTGCTGCAATATGACCTTTCAATCCGTGGGCAAGTCCTGGCAGGCTACCTTCCTGGCCGCAGCGCGCCAGGGGATCTTCTTCCTGCCGCTGATCGTACTGCTGCCCCAATTTATGGGATTGACCGGCGTACAGCTCACCCAGCCCTTGGCGGATGTCCTGAGCTTTGGCGTAGCCGCCGTGTTGGCTGTGCGATTTTTCAAAGAATTGAAGGTGCTGGAAGGCGATGTGGGGGCCAGCCATGGCGCGCACGCCCTGCAATCCCGCTGAGTGCAAGACCGATACTTAAAGGGCAGACCCTTGCGGATCTGCCCTCTTTTTTATACCACAGCCGTTCTTTACGCCTCCCGCGCCATGCCCTCCAGCAGTACCGCCAGGCTCTCCATCGATAAAAATCCCTCTTCCCAGCTCGCGTCCGCAAAGCGCTGCAGGTTCTCCTCGCAGTACTCGATCTCCTTGGAGTAGCGCTTGGCGAGGCGCACTTGATCCGCCTTACAAAAGGCGTGCGCGGCATGCCAATGCGCAATATCCAGCCAGGCGATCAGCAAAACGCTTGCCGCCATCAACTTGATCTTGCCTAAAACGTCGCCGTCGTAAACAGCTTTGAGCATATAGCGGTATACAAAATAGACCGCCAGGTGTTCGTATTCCGTCGCGCAGGCCCGATGTGCCTGCAAAAATCCCTTTCGCTCCGCCAGCAGTGTGGAAAGGCTGGTGCGCAGCTGTCCCAGCTGATCCGGCCAGCCTGAATCGATTGGCTCAAGCGTCTGGTAAAATGCAAGCAGTTCCCCAAGGATGCGGCGCTCCGTGCCCTCTGCCGCCGGCCGCGTTTGGCCTTGCGCCTTATCCATAAAAACCCCCGGGGCCGCCTGGCGCGCTTCCACCCACGCACGGATCCGCTCCGGGGCCGCTTCCTCCTCCAGATGTGCCTGCAGCTGCTCCGCAAATACGAGCGCGGCCGTCAGTCTATCCCAAATAGAAAAACGGCGATCCTGCAACAGCGCAAAGAGCATGTTCCGCGCCGCAAGCAGCGCGTTTAGCAGCGGCTCATCTTCAAAATCCAGGTCTGCCGGCTCGTCAGTTTCCGTTTGGATAAAGGTTATTGGCCCGTCGTTTTGAAGGATCAGTTTCGCCGCCTCTTCACAGCAAAGCCCTACGCCGCTCTCCTTTATATCGCCAAACCACTCGTGGAAGCGGGGATGCTGGGTGCATATCTCACAAAGGGCGCTCTCCCCCAGGTTCAGGATAATCTCACAAAGGTTCCGTTCGTTTAAAAAAGGGCAGCGCTCCCCCTGGAGCAAAAAGTGCGGCGCTTCGCCCTGGGCAATGCTGCCGCGCAGCCGCTGCCCAAACGCACCCTCCTGAACCATATAATCTGCATAGGCGCGTTCGTCAATGTCGATCTCCCACCCAATGCAGCAATTGTCCTCGCACCCAGACGCGCTGCACCGGAATGCGGGATAATAATCGGGATAAGTCAGCTTCATGTACTTATTTCACATCCTGGTTTTTCGTCGTGCCTGTAAAGTTTCTAAAATAAAATACCGCAACCCACAATAGTAAGTTGCGATATTCTTGCGGCCATTCGCCGCTGGTGGAGGCGAGGGGAGTCGAACCCCTGTCCGAAAGCGATTTAACCAGACTTTCTCCGAGCGCAGCCGATTATTTGATTTCCCGGGCAGCGGCCCCTAGTCGGCAAGGTGCCGCGCCGGTAGCTTCATTTATCCGGCCCGCCGCAAAGCTTAGGCGGGTTCGTTCCCTGCTTTAATGGCACCCGTACCCCTAGCCGCAGGAAGCTAAGGACGGATGTACACGGTGATTAAGCCGCGTAAGCTAATTTTTGATTGTTGGCGTTTATTACGCTTTACCCGGTTTTTAACGCGGTTCCAGGAGGCCCGCGGCTCGCTTATCCAATCTCCTCTGCCCCCGTCGAAGCCAAATACGCCCCCACGGTCAAGGCGGGCTCAGCCGCCTTTTTGAGCATTTCTAAACGCCCGCTCAATATCGCGTTTGGCATCGCGCTTGGCGATATCCTGGCGTTTATCGTAGTTCTTTTTACCCCGCGCCAGCCCCAGCTCCATCTTGACCAGCCCGTGGCTCAAATACAGTTGTAAGGGGATCAGCGCATAACCCTGTTGCTGCACCGCGCCGATCAGCTTGCGGATCTCGTTCTTGTGCAGCAGCAGCCGCCGCTGGCGCAACGGATCCCGGTTAAAGATATTCCCCTTTTCATAAGGGCTTACGTGCATATGGTGTACCCAAACCTCGCCGTCCACGATCTGCGCATAACTATCCCGCAGGTTCACCTGCCCCAGCCGGATGGATTTGACCTCCGTTCCCACCAGTTCGATGCCCGTTTCATAAGTCTCCTCGATAAAATAGTCATGCCGCGCTTTTTTGTTCTGCGCTACGATCTTAACGCCGCCCTTGGGAGCCATTGCCGCTTGTTTCACCCCTAACCTTTCCGCAGTTTCTCTATTATATGCAAAGCCCCGCCATCTGTCAAGATTCCTTGGCATCCAGCCAACCCGGCGCGGGACCAAAGTCGATCCGGCGCAGGTCCACATCCACCGCGTCCACCCGCACCCTGGCCGGGTCGCCCAGCCGCAGGGATTTGCGCGTCCGCTCGCCGATCAAGGCATAGCGCTTTTCGTCAAATACGTAATAGTCGTTGTCCAGCGCGCTTACATGCACCAGCCCTTCAACCGTGTTGGGCAGCTGCACGTATACCCCATACTGGGTCACGCCCGAGATCACGCCGTCGTATTCCTCGCCCACATGATCCATCATGTACTCGGCCTTTTTCAGGTCGTCCACCGCGCGCTCGGCCTCCATGGCGCTGCGCTCGGCCTGCGAGGTCTGCTGGGCAATGCCCGGCATGGCTTTTTCCAGCTGTTTTACGCGCTTTTCATCCAGTTTGCCGTGCAGCCATTCCTTTAAGATCCGATGGATCTCCAAGTCAGGATAGCGGCGGATGGGCGAAGTAAAGTGGCAGTAATCCGGCGCGGCCAGGCCAAAATGGCCCAGCGGCAGCTCCAGGTATTTGGCCTTTTGCATAGAGCGCAGCATCACCTGGTTTATCACATTCTCCTCCGGCGTACCCTCAATCTGCTCGAGCAGCTCCTGCAATTGTTTGGGGGTGACCTTGCCCTTCACCTTCAGCGTATATCCAAAGGCGTTTACAAACTGGGCAAACTCCTTCATCTTGTCCTTATCCGGGTCCTCATGCACCCGATAGAGGAAGGGCAGCTCCGCATGCCGGGCGCAAAGCGCCACCGAGCGGTTGGCCGCCAGCATAAATTCCTCGATCATCCGTTCGGAGATCCCGCGCTCGCGCAGCACCACATCTACCGCGCGGCCCTTTTCGTTGAGGATGATCTTGGCCTCGGGCACGTCAAAATCCAGGCCGCCGTTGCGCTCTCGCCGCGCCAGCAGCAGATCCATCAGCTCCCGCATCGTGCCTAAATCTTCCAGGATAGGGGCATACGCCCTGCACATCTCCTCATCCCCGGCGAAGATCTTATTGACCCCGTCATAGGTCATACGGTATTTATTGTTGATCACGCTCTCTACGATCTGCGCATCCTGCACCTCGCCGTTTTCGTCGATCTCCATGATGCACGAGAGCGTCAGCCGGTCCACATCCGGATTGAGCGAGCATATGCCGTTGGAAAGCTCCGGCGGCAGCATGGGGATCACCCGGTCCGCAAAATAGACGCTGGTACCCCGCAGCAACGCCTCCTGGTCCAACAGAGAGCTCTCCTGCACGTAATGGCTCACATCGGCGATATGCACGCCCAGCTGATAGCGGCCGTTCTCCAGGCGCTTGATGGAGATGGCGTCGTCCAGATCCTTGGAGTCCGCCCCGTCGATGGTCATGACCGTCCAATCCCTAAAATCCTTGCGGCCCTGCTTGGCCGCCTCCGGCACCTCCTGCGGGATGGCACGGGCCGCGTCCAGCACGCCCTGCGGGAATACCTCGGGCAGCCCGGCCTGGCGGATGATCGAGAGCACATCGCACCCCGGGTCGTCCTTATTGCCCAGCACCTCCACGACCTTGCCCTCCGCCGCGCGGTTGCCGCTGGGCCATTTGATGATCTCCACGACCACCTTATCCTCATGCTTGGCGCCGCCGTACAGTTCATGGCTGATATGGATATCCTGTCCCAGGCGGGGATCGTCCGGGATCACAAAGGCACTTTTCCAGGGCCGGTCAAAAAGGCCTACCACGCGGCTGTTGGCGCGGGACAGGATCTGCACCACCTCGCCCTCGCCCGAGCGACCGTTTTGCGGCTGGCGGATGATGCGGCACAGCACCCGGTCCTTATGCATGGCGCTCTTCATCCCATTGGCCGGGATAAACAGGTCGTCGGCCTCCTCGTCATCCGGGATCAAAAAGCCGAAGCCCTTGGCATTACCCTGGATGCGTCCGGCCAGCAGGCCGATCATCGCCGGGGTAGCGTAGCGCCCGTTCTGCGTGAGCACCAGTTTCCCTTGGCCCACCATCTCCAGCACCGCCTCTTTCACCCCGCCGGCCTCTCCGCCCTGCGCCTTGACAAAGGCCTGCAGTTGAGAAAGCTCCGCCGGGCCGCATTTGGGGCGGTCAAAATAAGATAATATGTTTTCCATCATTTCTTGCATTTCCATCATTTTTCCTCCTCTATCCTCCTAAGCGGGGCACCTGCACCCGCCGCCAACCCATATGCTTAGCATCGCCCAAGGGCGACGATCTTACACAAAAAGACGGCAGCCGAAAAAACGGGCTGCCGTCTTGACGCATACATCACTTACTTCTGCAAAAATACCATCACGGCGGAGATCACTAAAAACGCCGCGGCCGCGATCTTTGTCAGAAAGACCATTCGTCCTTCAAAAGACTTTGACTTGTTTTTGCCAAAAAAAGTTTCCGCACCGCCGGCGATGGAACCCAGTCCCGCCGTCTTTGCAGGTTGCAGCAATATGACCAGAACCAGAAACAGGCCCAAAATCACCAATATGATCTGACCGATAAGAATCAGCGTATCCAAAGCCTATCCATCCTCCCGCATAGTCGATAACGGATTAATTCTAGCATAGTTCCCCGTAAATTGCAAGCGGCAATCCGCCTTTAGGGCCGCCATTGTGCCTGCAAAATTTCCAGCACCGCGTAAAGTTCATCGCAGATAAAATCTGCCGCACATTCCGCCTGCCGGTGTACCAGTATGGCCGCCATACCGGCCGCCTTTCCGCCGCCGATATCCGCCACCGGATTATCGCCGATCATAACGCACCGCTGCGCGCCCCGCGCTGCACTGAGGGCTGCCGCAAATATCTCGGGCCGGGGCTTTTCGTATCCCAGGTTTGAGGAGACGATCGCGTCCTCATAAAGCCCGCGCAGGCCCAGTCCATCCGCCACCGCCGCAAGCTCGGGGAAGTTGTTGGTCAAAAGATAACTTTTAAAGCCCAATGCCTTGCACCGGCGCAGTACCGGCAGCGCATCTTCATACAGGGTATAGGTACCGGTGGCCAGTATCTCTGCCTTAAATTGCGCGTTGAGCGCTCCCCAACTATCTTCCGGCAGGCCCAACTGCCCGTATAGACCCGCAAAGCCGGCAAACAGCCTGGCCCACCACTTTGCGCCGGTCGCCTGTGCGTAGGATATTTCCGGCGCGTACCAGGTGCAGCTGCGCCGCAGCGTCTCCCACACCATCGCCTCGGGCGCGCATGCGCCGTGATCCTGCAGCGCATGGGATAAGGCGTTAAAAAAAGTGTCCTCTCCATGGATCAGCGTACCGTCAAAATCCCAAAACAAAGCCGTATTTGGCATATGTGCGCTCCCCCTATTCAGGATATAGAACCGGGCCCGCCATACTGGCGGGCCCCTTCCTTACCGGCATACTTTATGCTTTACAGGCTATCCACCTCTACCCACGCGCCGCGCTGGGCCGATAGATCCACCGCCTCCATGACCTGCGCGCACTTGAGCCCGTCGTTAAAGTCGGGCGAAGCCGGTTTGTCGTTTGCAATGGCCTGCACAAATTCAAACACTTCGTGCACCATGGTATGCTCATAGCCATACACATGCCCCGCCGGCCACCAGGCGTACACATAGGGATGCGTCCCCTCCGTCACCGAAATCGTGGTAAAGCCCTGGAAGCCCTCCTCCGCCTCGGCGTTATAGTACTGCAGCTCGCAGATGCGCTCCAGATTAAATTTGATGGAGCCCTTGGAGCCGTTGATCTCAAAGGACATATCGTTGCGATGGCCCGCCGCGAACCGGGTCGCCTCGATGGAGAGCAGCGCGCCGTTTTTAAATTCGCCCAAAAAGTGCGTGGCGTCGTCTACATCCACCGTCTCCCGGGGCGAATTGGCCTGCGCCGTAGCGGAAACGCCGGTCATACTGGCGGCGATGGGCCGCTCCGTAATAAAGGTCTTTTCCATGCCCACCACCCGGTCGATCTCGCCCACCAGGTAGCGCGCACAGTCGATCACATGGGCGCCCAAATCGCCCAGCGAACCCGAGCCGGCCACGGATTTATCCAGCCGCCAAACCTTGGGATAGTCGGGCGAGATGATATAATCCTGTAGATAAGAGCCGCGGAAGTGGAAGATCTTGCCCAGGCGGCCGGATTCGATCATCTGCTTAGCCAGCACAATGGCCGGGGCAAAGCGGTAATTAAAGCCTACCTGGTGCTTGATGCCCGCTTTATTGGCGGCCTCTACGATCTCCCGCGCATCCGCGGTGGAAAAGGCCAGCGGTTTTTCGCACAAAATGTGCTTGCCCTCATTGGCCGCGGCGATGGCCATCTCCTTATGCAGGTAGCTGGGCGAGTTGATATCCACCACATCCACATCCGGCCGGGCGATCATCTTTCGCCAGTCGGTCTCATAATCCTGCCAGCCGAACTTATCCATGGCGGCCTTGACGCCCGCCTCGTCCCGTCCGCAGATCACCTTGCGGTTTACCTGCATATCCGCATCAAAAAACATGTTCACCCGGGCGTAGGCATTGCTGTGCGCCTTGCCCATAAACTTGTAGCCAATCATGCCTACATTCAATTCACGCATCGCTTTTTCCCCCAACAATCTTATATTTATAAATGGGCAGCAGGCGCACCGGCCCGCTGCCCATCAAGGCCTTTAGGCCCAGAACATCTCCGTGGTCCCCTGGAACGCCATCACCTCTTTGAGGAAGCTGACGGCCTTCTCCAACCCCTCCGTGGGCGAGAGCAGGCTGTCCTCATGCTCGATGGACATCACATCGTCATAGCCCACCATGCGCAGGTTGGAGACGATGTCTTTCCAGGTTTGATAATCGTGCCCGTACCCTACCGAGCGGAAGATCCAGCTGCGGTTGATCTCGTCGGCATAGTGCTTGGTATCCAGCACGCCGTTCACGCCGGTATTGATCTCATCCACCTTGGTATCCTTGGCGTGGAAGAAGTAGATGGCGTCGCCCAGCTTACGGATGGCCGCCGGGATATTCACGCCCTGCCAGAACAGGTGGCTGGGATCCAGATTCGCGCCGATCACCGGGCCCACCGCCTCCCGCAGCTTGAGCAGGGATTCTACATTGTACACGCAAAAGCCCGGATGCATCTCCAGGGCGATGCGGTTGACGCCGTAAGACTGGGCAATGGGGCACATCTTGTTCCAGTAGGGGATCAGCACCTGATTCCACTGGTAATCCAGAATCTCCTGGAAGTCATCCGGCCAGGGGCAGGTCACCCAGTTGGGATACTCGTCCTTGGGGCCGCCGCCCGGGCAGCCGGAAAAGCCCACCACCCGGTCGATACCCAGCTCGCCCGCCAGCTTTAAGGTATTGTCCAGGTCGCTCTGGAATTTCGCTGCGATATCGGGATTGGGATGCACGTAATTGCCGTGGGTCGACAGCGCGCAGATTTCGATCTCGTAGTCCTTGATCAACTGCTTAAAGGCCTTGAGCTTACCCGCGTCTGCCAGCAGCTCTGCCGGCTTGCAGTGGGCATTGCCGGGGTAACCGCCCGTCCCAAGCTCGATAGTGTGCACGTCCATGGCGGTCAGGTATTTCAGTACCTCTTCCAGCGGACGGTCGCCCAGCAGTACGGTCAAAACGCTCAGTTTCATGCAAAACTCCCCCTTACACATTGTTTATATTCATTATGATTATTATAACGCATCCCGGCCCACGTTGAATAGAGGGAATGGTAAAGTATTCCACAGAAAAAGCAATGATTATGTTGCGGATATGGCTAAAGCCTCCTGGCGGCGGCATTTCCCGGGTGATCGCTCATTGACGGAATAAAAAAGCGATACAGCAGCCGCTGTATCGCTTTTTCTTTATCTACTATCCGTTTTTTGCCGCTCTATTTAGCAATCATACTCGTGCCGGTCATTTCCTCCGGTACGGGCAGGCCCATCAGCGTCAGCAGCGTGGGCGCCAGGTCGGCCAGGCGGCCGCCTTCGCGCAGCACCGCGTCCTTGCGGCTGGGGTCCACCAGAATAAAAGGCACCGGGTTAGTGGTATGCGCCGTAAAGGGCTGTCCATTAGACGGATCCACCATGATATCGGCGTTGCCGTGGTCAGCCGTTACGATGGCGCAACCGCCGGTAGCCAGCACCGCATCCAAAACCTTGCCCAGGCAGGTATCCACCGCCTCCACCGCGGCCACCGCAGCGCTCATCACGCCGGTATGGCCCACCATGTCGGGGTTGGCAAAGTTGAGGATCATCACATCGTACTTGCCGCTTTCGATGCGCTTTACCGCCTCATCGGCTACCTCGTAGGCGCTCATCTCCGGCTTTAAGTCGTAGGTCGCCACCTTGGGCGAGGGGATCAGCGCCCGGTCTTCGTTCTCGTTGGGGGCTTCCACGCCGCCGTTAAAGAAGAAGGTCACATGCGCGTATTTCTCCGTTTCGGCGATGCGCAGCTGCGTCTTGCCGTTTTTGGCAATGTACTCGCCAAAGGTATTGGTCAGGGTCTGGGGCTTAAAGGCCACCTCCAGCATACCGGCAAACGTCGCGTCATACTGGGTCATGGATACGAAATCCACCCCTAAAAAGCCGCTCTTGCGCTCAAAACCCGCGAATTCCGGGTCGATAAAGGCGCGGGTGATCTCGCGGGCGCGATCCGGGCGGAAGTTGAAGAAGATGATGCCGTCGCCCTTTTCTACCTGGGCCACCGGCTTGCCATTCTCCTCAATCACGCAGGGCACCACAAACTCATCCACCACGTCGCTGGCGTAGGAGTTAGCCATCGCCTCTACGGCGCTGTGTGCCTTATCCCCCTGGCCCAGCGTCATGGCGTCATACGCCTTTTCCACCCGCTCCCAGCGGTTATCCCGGTCCATGGCATAATAGCGCCCCATTACAGTGGCGATCTTGCCAAAGCCCAGCTGCGCCATCTTCTCTTCCAACTGCTCGATATAGCCCTTGCCGCTGGAAGGGGGCACGTCGCGCCCATCCATAAAGCAATGTACATAGGCCTGCTCCAGCCCGGCGCGCTTGGCCAGCTCGATCAGGGCGTACAGGTGCTCGTTATGGCTGTGCACGCCGCCATCGGAAATCAGGCCCATCAGGTGCAGTTTGCCGCCATTTTGCTTGACCTTAGCGATCAAATCCAGGAACTCGGCCTTCTCAAAGAAATCGCCGTCCGCAATGGATTTGGTGATGCGGGTCAGCTCCTGATAGACGATGCGCCCCGCGCCGATATTGAGGTGACCCACTTCCGAGTTACCCATCTGGCCATCGGGCAGACCCACGTCCATGCCGCTGGCGCCGATGGTGGTATGCGGGTATTCCTCCAGCAGCCGGTCGATATTCGGGGTCTTGGCCTGGGCGATGGCGTTATTCTGCGCGCACTCCCGATAGCCAAAACCGTCCAAAATCACCAGAGCCGTCATTTTCTTTCCCATGGTTCCTCCTTAATAGTTGACCACCTTGGAGAAGTCTACCGCCTTGAGGCTGGCCCCGCCGATCAGGCCGCCGTCGATCTCGGGCATGCCCATCAGCTCCGTGGCATTGCCGGGGTTCATGCTGCCGCCGTACTGAATGCGCACAGCGCCCGCGGCCTCGCCGCCAAAGTCCTCTTCCACCGCCTTGCGGATGATGCCGATCACCTCGTTGGCGTCCGCAGAGGTAGCGGTGCGGCCGGTGCCAATGGCCCATACCGGCTCATAAGCGATGACCACATCTTTCACCTGCTCAGCCGTCAGGCCCTTGAGGGCAGCCTTGGTCTGGGTGCGTACCAGGTCGGCCGTTACGCCGGCTTCGCGCTGCTCCAGGGTCTCACCCACGCAGATGATGGGGATCAGGTTGTGCGCCACCGCCGCCAGGGTCTTTTTGTTGACGGTCTCATCGGTCTCGGCAAAGTACTGCCGGCGCTCGCTGTGGCCCAGGATGACATAATCCATGCCCATGGCAACCAGCATCTTGGGCGAGATCTCGCCGGTAAAGGCGCCCTTCTCTTCCCAGTGCATGTTCTGCGCGCCGATCTTGATATTGGTACCGGCGATCAGCTTTTTAACGGTCTCCAGGCAAACATAGGTGGGGCAAACCACCACGTCGCACTTGGCGTCCTTTACCAGGGGGATCAGCTCCTCGATCAGGGCCTTCGCCTCAGCGGGCGTATTGTTCATTTTCCAGTTGCCGGCAATAATAGGTTTGCGCATGTTGTATTTCCTCCTCAAAATTCAAAGCGTTTGCTTCTCCCGCCGCTGGCAGGAGTAAACCATAAATCTGCCCGGCGCAAGGCAAAACCTTGGGCCGGGCAAATTTTGCTATCGTTTTTTCTTACTTATCGTTCAGCGCCGCAACGCCGGGCAGCTCCAGGCCCTCCAGGAATTCCAGGGAAGCGCCGCCGCCGGTGGAGATATGGGTCATCTTATCGGCATAGCCCATCTGCTCTACAGCCGCCGCAGAATCGCCGCCGCCGATGATGGTGATGGCGTTGCTGTCCGC harbors:
- a CDS encoding MarR family winged helix-turn-helix transcriptional regulator, encoding MKTPFYLLLLKTHNAQRMRIRPHMEGLGLSPGQPKMLSFLRMHPGCMQRELAEGCDIEPATVSRLLENMERAGLITRQPSPDSKRAVCVSITEKGIAAQQAMATGWRKVESEALSGFTPEEKEQFTQYLCRMYGNLTGKDIE
- a CDS encoding MATE family efflux transporter; translation: MENTNAQQAQFVKMTQTPIPRLIAGLAVPTIISMLVTSIYNMADTFFVSQLGTSAAGAVGIVFSIMAIIQAVGFTLGMGAGATSSRLLGQQQNARANAVASTAFFTALAFGLLLTVFGLLFIDGLMRLLGATGTILPYARDYARYILLGAPVMACSFVLNNVLRAQGRATLAMVGIGLGGVLNIGLDPFFIYTLNLGISGAAIATLISQCVSFGILFSFYLRGKSIIKISARAIARDAGTYGLILKTGMPSFCRQGLASMSTVALNVNAAVYGDAAVAAMSVVGRIFMFILSAMIGFGQGFQPVVGYNYGAKEYGRVRQAFWFTFKVGMVLLGVMAVAGFFVAPQAMALFRRDDMEVIAIGAFAMQAQCLALPLQPLIVCCNMTFQSVGKSWQATFLAAARQGIFFLPLIVLLPQFMGLTGVQLTQPLADVLSFGVAAVLAVRFFKELKVLEGDVGASHGAHALQSR
- the fliB gene encoding flagellin lysine-N-methylase; the encoded protein is MKLTYPDYYPAFRCSASGCEDNCCIGWEIDIDERAYADYMVQEGAFGQRLRGSIAQGEAPHFLLQGERCPFLNERNLCEIILNLGESALCEICTQHPRFHEWFGDIKESGVGLCCEEAAKLILQNDGPITFIQTETDEPADLDFEDEPLLNALLAARNMLFALLQDRRFSIWDRLTAALVFAEQLQAHLEEEAAPERIRAWVEARQAAPGVFMDKAQGQTRPAAEGTERRILGELLAFYQTLEPIDSGWPDQLGQLRTSLSTLLAERKGFLQAHRACATEYEHLAVYFVYRYMLKAVYDGDVLGKIKLMAASVLLIAWLDIAHWHAAHAFCKADQVRLAKRYSKEIEYCEENLQRFADASWEEGFLSMESLAVLLEGMAREA
- the smpB gene encoding SsrA-binding protein SmpB — translated: MAPKGGVKIVAQNKKARHDYFIEETYETGIELVGTEVKSIRLGQVNLRDSYAQIVDGEVWVHHMHVSPYEKGNIFNRDPLRQRRLLLHKNEIRKLIGAVQQQGYALIPLQLYLSHGLVKMELGLARGKKNYDKRQDIAKRDAKRDIERAFRNAQKGG
- the rnr gene encoding ribonuclease R, which encodes MMEMQEMMENILSYFDRPKCGPAELSQLQAFVKAQGGEAGGVKEAVLEMVGQGKLVLTQNGRYATPAMIGLLAGRIQGNAKGFGFLIPDDEEADDLFIPANGMKSAMHKDRVLCRIIRQPQNGRSGEGEVVQILSRANSRVVGLFDRPWKSAFVIPDDPRLGQDIHISHELYGGAKHEDKVVVEIIKWPSGNRAAEGKVVEVLGNKDDPGCDVLSIIRQAGLPEVFPQGVLDAARAIPQEVPEAAKQGRKDFRDWTVMTIDGADSKDLDDAISIKRLENGRYQLGVHIADVSHYVQESSLLDQEALLRGTSVYFADRVIPMLPPELSNGICSLNPDVDRLTLSCIMEIDENGEVQDAQIVESVINNKYRMTYDGVNKIFAGDEEMCRAYAPILEDLGTMRELMDLLLARRERNGGLDFDVPEAKIILNEKGRAVDVVLRERGISERMIEEFMLAANRSVALCARHAELPFLYRVHEDPDKDKMKEFAQFVNAFGYTLKVKGKVTPKQLQELLEQIEGTPEENVINQVMLRSMQKAKYLELPLGHFGLAAPDYCHFTSPIRRYPDLEIHRILKEWLHGKLDEKRVKQLEKAMPGIAQQTSQAERSAMEAERAVDDLKKAEYMMDHVGEEYDGVISGVTQYGVYVQLPNTVEGLVHVSALDNDYYVFDEKRYALIGERTRKSLRLGDPARVRVDAVDVDLRRIDFGPAPGWLDAKES
- the secG gene encoding preprotein translocase subunit SecG, with amino-acid sequence MDTLILIGQIILVILGLFLVLVILLQPAKTAGLGSIAGGAETFFGKNKSKSFEGRMVFLTKIAAAAFLVISAVMVFLQK
- a CDS encoding HAD family hydrolase → MPNTALFWDFDGTLIHGEDTFFNALSHALQDHGACAPEAMVWETLRRSCTWYAPEISYAQATGAKWWARLFAGFAGLYGQLGLPEDSWGALNAQFKAEILATGTYTLYEDALPVLRRCKALGFKSYLLTNNFPELAAVADGLGLRGLYEDAIVSSNLGYEKPRPEIFAAALSAARGAQRCVMIGDNPVADIGGGKAAGMAAILVHRQAECAADFICDELYAVLEILQAQWRP